The genomic interval AAGTCGCCTTAGTCGATTGTCGGAACCGGCACGCTCTCGAGGACGCTCTCGATGACGCGTGATTTCTGGACTTCGTTGACCGTTGCGTCGGGGGTGAGGACGAGGCGATGGGCGAGGACGGGCTGGGCGACGCGTTTGATGTCGTCCGGCGTGACGTACTCCTGGCCGCGCATTGCGGCGTAGGCGCGGGCGGCTTCGAACAGTCGCTGGGTCCCTCGCGGGGAGACACCAACGTCGACCCGGCCATCAGTTCGCGTCTCGCGGGCGAGTTTCGCGACGTACTCGAGGAGGTCCTCATCGACGCGGACGGATTCGGAGACCGTTCGGAGTTGGGCGACCTGCTCGGGCTCGAGGACGGAGTTGACCGACGGGCTCCCTGTTTCGCGACTCGCACGGCGGCGCAGGAGTTCAATCTCGCCGGCCTCGTCGGGATAGCCCATCGAGGTTTTGACGAGGAAGCGATCAACCTGTGCTTCGGGCAGTGGGAAGGTTCCCTCTTGTTCGACGGGATTCTGCGTCGCAATCACGAAGAACGGATCCGGCAGTTGGCGGGTCTCGCCGTCGGTCGTGACCTGTCCTTCCTCCATGGCCTCGAGCAGCGCGGCCTGCGTTTTCGGCGGCGCGCGATTGATCTCGTCTGCGAGCACGATGTTCGCGAAGATGGGACCTTCGTTGAACTCGAACTGGCGTTCACGCTCGTTGAACACGTGCGTGCCAGTTACGTCTGCGGGCAGGAGGTCGGGCGTGAACTGGATCCGAGAAAAGGACAGTCCAAGCGCGCTGGCGATGCTGTGAGCGGTAAGCGTCTTTCCGGTTCCGGGAACGTCCTCTAAGAGGACGTGGCCGCGACCGACGACACCGACCATGATCTCCTCGAGAAACGACCGCTCGCAGATGACTGCCTCACTGATCGTCTCGAGAACGGCCTCGCATTCGCTGCTGGCCTGCGTAACGTCCATGGCAACGCCGTCGGCCCCTCATCTCAAAGTAGTTTCGTTCGCGGCACTCGAGGTGGTATACTGATAGGTCGGCCCTCACGTGATTTGCTCGCACTCACAGCGAAAAATCGAAACCCGTAAAAACGTCTCCCCGGTATGTACAGGTGAGCCGAGATAGCCTAGCCCGGCCAAGGCGGTAGATTCGAAATCTACTGTCCTCACGGACTCGGGAGTTCAAATCTCCCTCTCGGCGCTTTTACAGCAACAAACTACTGAGCGACGCATAGCGGCGCGAATTAACTCACGTTGCTGGAAAACGATCACGGGGATTTGAATCAGGGAGGTCGCACGCTCGCGAACGAAGTGAGCGAGATCGTCCGACCGTGGTTCAAATCTCCCTCTCGGCGTTTTTCCGCGAACAACACCGCCGAGCACCGCGTAGCGTGTGCTCGGCATCCGTGAGCGGAAAACACGAACAGGGAATGTGAACGAGGCCAGACGCGCACAACGAAGTGAGCACGTCTGGACGTTGTTCAAATCTCCCTCTCGGCGCTTTTACAGCACCAATTCCGATGAGCGACGCATGGCGGCGCGAATCACAGACAGGTGCTGGAAAAAGATACAGCGGAGATTTGAATGGGACCGAGGTTCTGCACAACGTGCAGGTTCTTGGGCATTGTTCAAATCTTCCTCTCGGAGATTCTACGGCGACCAACAATAACGAGTGCTGAACGCGAGCACGTCGGAACGGGAGACACTCTCGCTCGAGATTTTCGGCTTCACCACTGACTCAGCAGCCACAACGACGCTTACTTCTCGTGCTCACATCGCTCTCTAGAGAGTCGCGTGATCGGAGTCTTGGCCGAGAGCAATCGTGCGATAGCCAGGGATGTCCGCATCGAAATCGAAGTAGTCCTCGAAGTACTCGAGAAGCCGGTACCGTTGAGCAGAGTGGTGGAAGCCGTGTCCGACCACCCGGAACGCTTCGGGCGGTTCAACGCCCATCTCGAGGTAGCAATCGCGGATCTGGCAGCCGAGATGGTGGCACAAGAGCAGCCGGAAGACATCCAGTGATCCCGCCGGGAGAGGGACCAACTGGATGACCGTATCCGGCTCGCGCTCACGGGGAGAGTCACTCTCGAGCACCTGTTCGTTACCGGGTCCGGTTTGATACGCCACGCGGATATCCGATACAGCCTCGACCTCGAGACCAAGCGCAGCCTGTGGGTCAAAGTCAACGTCGACCGGTTCAGCCAGCGATTTCAGCGTCCGCCCAGCCGCCTCGTCGAGCCCCGCAGCCACTACCTCCTGAATCGCCGCCTCGAGGTCCTCATCGACGCCGAGATACACCTCGAGTTCGTACCGAAGGAATTCGTCGGCAGCGATATCTGCCGGTGGCTCAATCGGCGCCTCGAGTTCGGGCTGGAAGTGATGGGCGTGTTGGCGGTAGTAGTCACCAAACAGGGCGTCGAACTCGTCATCGGAAAGCTGTGCGATGGCGACAAGTGTCGCGGCGATTCGATCCGGGTTTTCGTGTGGCGGAAGCGTCGGGTATCCACGCTCGCGATAGACAGTGTACTTCGCGAATCGGCGCGTGGTTCCGACGGCTTCACTTTCTTCAAATGCTCGTTTGTCCGGATCATCCGGATAGCCATCTTGTTGGTGGACAGTCATTTCCCCGTCCTTTTTTCGAACATCTAGAACGTGCTCTATCTCATTGTTGTCGAGAATGCTTAGACCGATCAATTCTTCCGTTTCACCGGTAATTTGTGCATCCATAGTTAGTCTTGCTTGTCATTCCGCCTTTCTCCTGCCACTGGTTCGTCGCCAGTAGCATCATTGCTACCATGAACACGTTGAACCGCGTCCTGCCAAATGTTGGCAAGCTGGGTATACCCAACGTCGACGAGCGCATTAGATTTGGGCCGCACTTGCAGCGCTGAGCGAGCGGATCTGATCCGCGCCGACGCGTTCGATAACCGCAGCCGCGGACGCTTGTACTGTCACCGCCGTTTCAGCGTTTCCAGTTGAGATGCCAACAGGTGCGCTGACGGAGACAAACGCAGCCAGGTTCGCAGCAATTCGAACGACCGTATCACTCTCTGCTGCGTCTTCGACAGTATCACGGCCACTGTCGCGCACTACCTTTCGCGGATCGAGTTTCTCGATAATTTGTTCTAACAGGCTCTTGTCTGTTGTCGTTCCGTCGAATTCACCGTCCTCGAACGCATCCAGTGTCGCTTGATCCGGCCCGTCATCTCCGATAGAAAGCCGCTGGATGTGAATGTCCGTCCCCATCCGATTCACAATCAGTGGTTCCTCACCAGACAACGCTTGCTTCGCCGTTTCGTCACCCTCACGTTCCAACTGCGGATCCGGATCAATCTCCAAATCCGCACCCTCTTGAGGCATCATGCTGATCGCTGCCCCAGTCTGCTGTGTGACGTGGGCGAGTTCGTGAGCCAACAAAAACTGCCCCTTCCCAGACTCCGGGTCGTACTCACCAGAGTTGAACACGATATCGTTCCCGCAGGTGAACGCCTTCGCGTCGATTGCGTCGGCGGCTTCGGCGGCTTTCGCGCCCGTGTGAATCCTGACGTTCGAGAAATCCGCATCCATGCGGTCCTCGAGCGCGCGCTGAATCGGCTGATCTAACGACTGCCAACTATCCCCGAGGATATCGAGGACGGTGTCAGGAACCTCTTCTCTGGTAGTGTCGATGCCGTCCAGCGTCCACTGGGTCCGCATGCTACGGAGCCGGGCGCCGATTCCCTTTGGGCTGTAATCCAACCCTGGAAGGATGTCGTCGGGAGTGGACGAGCAACCGACAGGACAACTCACGTCTGACCGACTAATTCGGAGAGTTTCTCTTCTGGATTGCTGAACCCGTGCTCTTCGAAGCGGTCGATCAATTCCTCTTTCCCCTCGCCAGTTCGTCGGTACGTGTCAATGGCTTCTCTGAGTTCGTCGTCTTCGGCGGTCAATGACTCGAGTTGCGTGATGATCTTTCCGTACTCTCCCATTCCATAGTCGTAGTCGAGTTCGTAGCCGGGTATCTCGGGATGGTGTTTGTGATACGGTTCGTAGATCGTTATTTCGGGATGGGGATATCGGCCAGTAATCTGGTCCTGTCCGTTGCCGAGTACTTTGTAGGCTTCTGGCGGTTCCAGTCCGGCGATGATGTAGCAGTCACGGATCTGACAGCGCAGATGATAGTCGAGATACGATTTGAAATCATCGAGCGAGGGCACGTGATCGAACGAGAGCTGGAGGCGAGCGTCGGGTTTCCGCTCCGGGAACGGGTCGTGGTTCCACTGTTCGGTTTCGTCTCCGTTCTCGTCGTTATATCGCAGGTGGATGTCAGAGACAGCCTCGATTTCACCGTTCTCGTCTAGATAGACGTCGATGAGGAAGACCACCCAGTCGTTGGGGCCGACTTCGGGAGGCAGCGGTGCGGGAAGATCTGTCGGTAGCGGATCTTTGCCATCTACCTGATTGTAGGCATCGGCGAACAGCTCACGGACGCCATCCGTTGGAAGTTCCTGGATGGCTTCCCGGACGCGCATGATCCCAGGAAGGTTTTTCTCGACGGGGAACGGTTCGTAGTCGGTCTCTTGCCAGACGTGATGCCGAGCGTACTCCTTGGCCTGTTGAATCCACTCACTTTCATTCGGGGTGCGTTCGGCCGGATCGTCCGGATACCCATCTTGTTCATGGTATTTGATCTCGCCGTCGAAGGTCATCTCAATGCCGTGGTCTACACCATTGTTATCTTGGACCTTGACACCGACACGCTTGGACTTTCCTGTGATAACTGCCTTCATTGTTCGTATTCTGCCTCCATATCCACGTCACCAGTCGAGTCACTCATACCAGTCTCTTCCTCACCCTCAACGATCGTCACGCCCCGTTTCCTCGCACGTTTGATCCGCAAGAACTTCTCACCTGCTTCGCGAACGTCTTTCAAGACGGAGAGTATCTCCGAAATGCCCGGGACAGCACCAAGGACTTTTTCCGCCGTCCACTGACTCACGAGTTCATTCTGGAGGGCTTCGATTTCACCGTCCAGATAATAGCCCTCCAGTTCCGTCACGTCGACTTGGTCCCACAGTGCTTCGGCGAGTTCGACTGCCTTCGAGAGTTCGACGTGCGCTCGAATGAGTTGGCCTTCGAGTTCGTGAATTTCTGCCTCTTTTTGTTTCAGTCGCTGTTGTAACTCACGATGTTGTGCGCCCGTCTCTCCCACTCGATCGAGTCGATTTTGGATCTGGTTTCGGTCGGCAATCGCTCTCTCGAGTTGTTCGCCAGTTCGTTCGAACTCCTCGGCGAAGGCTTCTTTTTCTTCTAATACCTCGATCGATTTCTTTACGAACGCATATTTCGTTTCCTTCGCACTGTTATCCAAACTGATCGAGATACCTGAGTCTCTGTCAGGGTCGACGAGTGTTTTCGGGTCGACTCCCTCGAGTTGGCGATCCATTGCCTCTTTGCGGTCCCGTGGGAGGGACAATACTTCCAGTTCCTCAGAGTGACCTGTGTCGTCAGCAACGACGTTGCCTCCCAAAATCGCTTGCATGGTTTCTGCCCGATCTTTTCGAACCCGCTGCACGTGTACCTCGGTGCCCAGCCGATCGACGACTACCGGTTCGTCATCAGACAGCGCCTGCATCGCCGTCTCGTCGGCCTCCCGCTCGAGTTGCGGATCTGGATCAATCTCCAAATCCGTGCCTTCCTGAGGCATCATGCTGATCGCCGCGCCAGTCTGCTGTTTGACGTGCGCTAATTCGTGCGCGAGCAAAAATTGACCCTCACCCGACTCGGGATCGTACTCGCCGGAATTGAACACGATGTCGTTCCCGCACGTGAACGCCTTCGCGTCGATGGCATCCGCAGCCTCCGCCGCTTTTGCGCCCGTGTGAATCCGGACGTTCGAGAAGTCTGCATCCATTCGTTCCTCGAGCGTGCGCTGAATCGGCTGCTCTAACGATTGCCCACCGTCACCGAGCACGTCAAGTACCGTATCAGGCACCTCGTCTTGACTCGTGCCAGTTCCCTCGAGCGCGCGCTGGATATTGAGCTCGCTGGGCGAGGGAGCGAGTCCTGGGTGGCCGAACTCGTAGGATGGCGTCGGGTCGCTAACGCGGTTCGGATTTGTACCATGGACTGCCGACTCAGCCGCCGAACCGAGTCCATGCGACCCCAGCGCCCCGCTCGAGTGTGAGTTTTCCTTCGTTGATTGCCGGGGTGACGTACTCGTGTTCGCTTGCTCGGACGACTGCTTTTTCCGCTTACGAGACTTTTTCGACTCCATCTACCGACCCTCCGTCGAGCGTTGAGTGGAAGGCAGTCGGCACAGGCGATTCCGACAGATCATTTTTTGTTGCCACCTATACCAATAACATAACACTTTTCTTTTCATTGATCATTGTGGAAATTTCCTGCAGAAACTCGACTCGTCTCGAGTCGAGACGCTATCTCTGTGCAAGCATGCTCAGCGCTGGGATGATGTACTGTGACTGGGAGTCTGACTCGAATCGGTACGCACAGTCCGTGAGAAGTGGTTCAACAGTTTCGCTCGAATATAGTAGCCACTGCAAGTCACTGTACACCTGATCGCCAGAGGGTGCGCGGCTCGGAACGGACGCGGTTCGGAACGAACGAAGTGAGTGAGGACCGCGAAAAGCGAGCGGGGAGGCACGACCCGCAAGCCACGAAGTGAGAGCCGCGGCGAAGCGAACGGGCGTCCGCGCCCGTGAGCAGGTCGGCGATCAGTGTGTAAATCGTTGCAGTTGTTACTATAGTGTTTCAGTTGAGCCAAAAAGAACCTCCCTTGAGCGTACACCTGGCGATCAGACACCGCGAACCATGCCCGTCATTCTCAGGGGGCTTTTTTATCCGAACTGGAATGGTGGAAAGCCCGTGTCCGTAACCACACTCTCGAGATGGTCGCAGGCGGTATCGACGGGGGCGAAACGAGGTGGGCGTTCGCGATGAGTTCGTCAGACCCGCCGGACGACGGCGACGACGCCTTCCATCCGCTCGGTGAGACTGCCGAAGCAGAGTTCGAGAAAATGCTCGAGGAAACGGAGTACGATGCCGAACTCGGGATGGAGATGGCCAAAGATGCGATGCGAGTGACGAAGGGTGAACTCTCGGATGAGGAGTTCTACGATCGGTATCACGAGGAGGTCCTCGAGGAGTTCGGCGAGGACAGTCGGCCGATGGCGGCAGAGATTGAAGCCGCTCGCGAAGCGGATGACGATAGTTCGACACTGCTCTCGCGGCTTGGATTCGACGAGGACTCTCGTCGCGGTATGATGAAGAAAATGGGGGCTGGAGCCGGTGCTGTCGGGTTCGGTGCGTGGACCGTATCCGAAAGCGGTGACAACCCAGAGCGTGCGGTGGCCGCCCAGGATGATGAGGACGAAGACGACGAGGCGGCGGCCGACGCAGACAACGATGGCGACGGTGACGACGTGCAGTGGGGGATGGCGCTCGACCTCGAGGTCTGTGATGGCTGTCTCTCCTGTGTTGTGGCCTGTAACGCCGAGCACAACTGGAACGAGGGGGCGAACTGGATGTATATTCTCGCCTACGACGATGGGACTGTCGAGTCGCCTGAGCCGGATGACTTCGACTCGACGCGGGATTTCAACTACCTCATTCGGCCGTGTCAACACTGTACCGATGCGCCCTGTGAGAAGGTCTGTCCGACGACGGCACGCCACACCAGAGACGAGGGCGGGCTCGTCCTGACCGATTACGACGTCTGTATCGGCTGTCGGTACTGTCAGGTCGCCTGTCCCTACGGGGTGAACTACTTCCAGTGGGACGACCCGACCGAGGAAGCCGAGGAGATGGACGAGGAGATGATGTTTGACGAGCGCGACCGCTGGGTCAGCGGGGCCGGGCCGCGCGGCGTCATGGAAAAATGCATCTTCGACCCGGCCCGTCAGGACGGCCAGATGGGCGAGGATATGGTCGGGACGACCGCCTGCGAAGACGCGTGCCCACCCGGTGCGATCCAGTTCGGCGATATGAACGATCCCGACAGCGACCCCCAGCAGTACGTCGATAACGTTCCGCTAGCGCGCGCACTCGAGAACGACCCAGATGAGGAGGATGACGAAGAGTTGGTCGAGGCGATCGAGATACTCGCCGGCGAGCAAGAGCCCGCAGACGAGGACGACGAAGACGCCGACACGCTCACTGAGGCGGAAGCAACGCGGTTGGTCGAAGGTGAGTACGGCAGCCCCGACTCGACGTTCCGGCTCTTAGAGGAGTACGACACGAACCCGAATGTGATCTACATCGGTAACGAGCCGGGTCCGAACGCCGAGCAGGTTCCTGGCCCGGTCTCCTACGCAGATGTCGGGCAAGTCGACGACCGTCAGGACGTCCTCGAGGAGGGGACGGTCGATCCGAGCTGGGTTGCAGATCAGTTGGGCCTGTAACGCCCATACGAACTCGAGAGCTTCATAACGGTTCGTTCGAACACTCGCATATGGATTCACGCGGACGCTTGATCGTCGGACTGCTCTGGATCGGCGTTGCAGGACTGATGGCGATGAGCCTCGAGTTCGGCATGCCGTCGTCGTTCGACGACGCGGTTCGGCTGTTCGTCGTCGTGTTGGCGCTGTTTCTTGCCGTCGTCTATCTGTTCAATCCGTGGGGCGTCCATGATCGGATGATGCCCGGCACGGACGAATAACTCACAGTAGAAACACCGATTCTCTCAGACTACTGGATAATCATCGGTACAGTGTCGAGCCCCGTTCGCTCGTACTCTGGAACTCGTTTTGGCCGGCAGAATCAGTCGTCTGCCGGGGTAAGCGGCTGGCTCTCAGCAGCCAGCAGTCGGTCGAGTGCATCGACCATCGCCTCGACGCTGGCGCGGGTGATATCGGCCTCGCTGCGGGCGACGGTCACCGAGCGGTCGTCGCGAGCCATCGTCACTTCGACGGTGACGACGGCGTCCGTGCCGCCGGTGACGGCGTTGACGCGATAGGACTCGAGTTCGGCATCAGCCTGCGAGCCAAGTGCTTCGCGGACGGCGGAGACGGCGGCGTCGACCGGACCGGAGCCGGTGCCGCTGGCGACGCGTTCTTCACCGTCGACCTCGAGACGGATGCTTGCAGTTGGGACGGCACCGCCGCTGGTAGCGGTCAGGTCAAGCAGGTCGACGACGCGCTCGCGGTCGTCGCCGGTGACGTCTTCAGCGATTGCGAGCAAGTCGGCATCGGTGACCCGGCGACCGCGGTCGCCAAGTTCCGTCACGCGCGTTGCGATTTCGGAAATCTCGTCGTCGCCGGCCTCGACACCGTGTTCCTCGAGTGTGGCCTTGACGCCCGCCCGGCCGGTGTGCTTGCCAAGCGCGAGTCGGCGCTCACGACCGACGGTTTCGGGCGCGTAGGGCTCGTACATCTTGTCGTCTTTGAGCGTGCCGTCCGTGTGGATGCCGCTTTCGTGCGTGAAGGCGTTCTCGCCGATGACGGCCTTGTTCGGCGGTAACTGGACGCCGGTTGCCCGCGAGACGAGTTGGGCGAGGTCGTACAGTTCCTCGAGTTCGACGGTTTCGACGTCGTAGACGTGCTGGAGGGCGATTGCGACCTCCTCCAAGGCGACGTTGCCGGCGCGTTCGCCGAGGCCGTTGACAGTGCAGTGAACGAGGTCTGCGCCGGCGGAGACGGCCGTGATGGCGTTCGTTACGCCAAGCCCGAGGTCGTCGTGGGTGTGAGCACTGACGGGGCCGAGGTCGGCGAGTCGGGAGACTGCCTCGGCCGTTCGTTCGGGGCCTGTGTGGCCAACGGTGTCGGCGAAACAGCTTCGGTCTGCGCCGGCATCGAGTGCGGTGGCCATGAGTTCCTCGAGATAGTCCAGATCTGCGCGAGAGCCATCCTCGCCGATGACTTCGACCCAGAGGCCGTGGTCAGTCGCATACTCGACGAGTTCGGCGGTAGCCTCGAGGTTGTCCTCGCGGGAGGTGCCGACTTTGCCCTCGACGTGGCGGTCGCTTGCGGGCACGACGATATGGACGCCGTCGACATCGCATTCGAGTGCGAGGTCGATGTCGTGCTCGAGGCCGCGACAGAAACTCGTCACGGTGGCATCGAGGTCGAGGTCTGTGACTCTCGAGATAGCCTGTCGCTCACCCGCGCCGGTACAGGCGCTTCCGGCTTCGATAACGGCGACGCCCGTTCGTTCGAGACCGCGGGCGATTTCGACTTTCTCGTCGGGCGAGAGCGACACA from Natronolimnobius sp. AArcel1 carries:
- a CDS encoding MoxR family ATPase; translated protein: MDVTQASSECEAVLETISEAVICERSFLEEIMVGVVGRGHVLLEDVPGTGKTLTAHSIASALGLSFSRIQFTPDLLPADVTGTHVFNERERQFEFNEGPIFANIVLADEINRAPPKTQAALLEAMEEGQVTTDGETRQLPDPFFVIATQNPVEQEGTFPLPEAQVDRFLVKTSMGYPDEAGEIELLRRRASRETGSPSVNSVLEPEQVAQLRTVSESVRVDEDLLEYVAKLARETRTDGRVDVGVSPRGTQRLFEAARAYAAMRGQEYVTPDDIKRVAQPVLAHRLVLTPDATVNEVQKSRVIESVLESVPVPTID
- a CDS encoding DUF4157 domain-containing protein; its protein translation is MESKKSRKRKKQSSEQANTSTSPRQSTKENSHSSGALGSHGLGSAAESAVHGTNPNRVSDPTPSYEFGHPGLAPSPSELNIQRALEGTGTSQDEVPDTVLDVLGDGGQSLEQPIQRTLEERMDADFSNVRIHTGAKAAEAADAIDAKAFTCGNDIVFNSGEYDPESGEGQFLLAHELAHVKQQTGAAISMMPQEGTDLEIDPDPQLEREADETAMQALSDDEPVVVDRLGTEVHVQRVRKDRAETMQAILGGNVVADDTGHSEELEVLSLPRDRKEAMDRQLEGVDPKTLVDPDRDSGISISLDNSAKETKYAFVKKSIEVLEEKEAFAEEFERTGEQLERAIADRNQIQNRLDRVGETGAQHRELQQRLKQKEAEIHELEGQLIRAHVELSKAVELAEALWDQVDVTELEGYYLDGEIEALQNELVSQWTAEKVLGAVPGISEILSVLKDVREAGEKFLRIKRARKRGVTIVEGEEETGMSDSTGDVDMEAEYEQ
- a CDS encoding 4Fe-4S ferredoxin N-terminal domain-containing protein; translation: MSSSDPPDDGDDAFHPLGETAEAEFEKMLEETEYDAELGMEMAKDAMRVTKGELSDEEFYDRYHEEVLEEFGEDSRPMAAEIEAAREADDDSSTLLSRLGFDEDSRRGMMKKMGAGAGAVGFGAWTVSESGDNPERAVAAQDDEDEDDEAAADADNDGDGDDVQWGMALDLEVCDGCLSCVVACNAEHNWNEGANWMYILAYDDGTVESPEPDDFDSTRDFNYLIRPCQHCTDAPCEKVCPTTARHTRDEGGLVLTDYDVCIGCRYCQVACPYGVNYFQWDDPTEEAEEMDEEMMFDERDRWVSGAGPRGVMEKCIFDPARQDGQMGEDMVGTTACEDACPPGAIQFGDMNDPDSDPQQYVDNVPLARALENDPDEEDDEELVEAIEILAGEQEPADEDDEDADTLTEAEATRLVEGEYGSPDSTFRLLEEYDTNPNVIYIGNEPGPNAEQVPGPVSYADVGQVDDRQDVLEEGTVDPSWVADQLGL
- a CDS encoding (R)-citramalate synthase is translated as MPVNYSPEQTIPSDSTVRLLDTTLRDGEQAPGVSLSPDEKVEIARGLERTGVAVIEAGSACTGAGERQAISRVTDLDLDATVTSFCRGLEHDIDLALECDVDGVHIVVPASDRHVEGKVGTSREDNLEATAELVEYATDHGLWVEVIGEDGSRADLDYLEELMATALDAGADRSCFADTVGHTGPERTAEAVSRLADLGPVSAHTHDDLGLGVTNAITAVSAGADLVHCTVNGLGERAGNVALEEVAIALQHVYDVETVELEELYDLAQLVSRATGVQLPPNKAVIGENAFTHESGIHTDGTLKDDKMYEPYAPETVGRERRLALGKHTGRAGVKATLEEHGVEAGDDEISEIATRVTELGDRGRRVTDADLLAIAEDVTGDDRERVVDLLDLTATSGGAVPTASIRLEVDGEERVASGTGSGPVDAAVSAVREALGSQADAELESYRVNAVTGGTDAVVTVEVTMARDDRSVTVARSEADITRASVEAMVDALDRLLAAESQPLTPADD